The stretch of DNA GAATAAGTGATCCTACAAGCGCATCGCTTCTCCCCATGATCGTGTCTGGGTATTTTTCTCTGCCTTTCGAGACCGTGCCCAGAcgcgtatatttttatatatatttttttaattaaaagatgtaatatatgtgtttatatatattatattatgtttgttatgttttccATTTCCAAAAGAAGTCTTCGTTCGTTCGTTGTCGAAGGGAAATGTATAAGTGGATTTCAGTCTTCAATTCCCGATTTagaattttcatagcttgcgagaACGCATTCCGTAATATGCAATGGAATACTTATTCTCTCCGGACTTTgtgtaacctgagagagagagagagagagagagagagagagagagagagagagagagagagagagacggtggggATGAGTATTTGAACATCAAGTAGAGTTACTGTGTGTTTTGGCAATCGCATttgactccctctctctctctctctctctctctctctctctctctctccccgccagTCTATTTCCTTTCACAAATTCAACACCCCTTTGGCTACTCTGCTttaaagcaacaacaacagcagaccTGAATCTAGCTGTTGACGAGATTAGCttcatgaaaaaaacaattttccttttttttttttcaaattagacGCTACATGTTTGAAAAACAACCTTTCCTGGGATGAGGCAGTCAGGCTGGGTATCAGTATATTTACATCACTTAAAGAAATTCTATTTTTCAAATAGATTTTGTGTGTATAGAgattatatttccaaaataaattgtgtgtctgtgtgtaaggagattatattttccaagtaaattttgtgtgtgtgtaaagagattatgttttacaaataaattgtgtgtgtttttgtgtatgtgtttgtgtaaagagattataatttccaaataaattgtgtgtgtttgtgtgcatgtgtgtgtgtaaagagattATGTTTTCCAAATAAactgtgtgtgaatgtgtaaggATGTCATATTTTCCAAGTaaattgtatgtgtatttttctaaataaacaagtgtgttcttgtgtgtgtgtgtgtgtgcaaagagaTTATATACTCCAAacaaattatatgtgtgtatgtgtggacaCGTGTAGATAACAGAAAGTTTTAGCCTAAGGATCTTACCAACTATCCTGGTGGCTACTCACCACATCGTAGTAACCTTGAAGTATGCCGCAGTGTTGTTGGGGTAGAAACACTGATGAGCTGATGAGCTGATGTtttgaatttattaatatattttagatCATCTTTGGTTTATacaagataaattatatatatatatatatatatatatatatatatatatatatatatatatatatatatatatatatattcaaatatatatgttgtttttgtatatatatatgtacatttttagaGTTGAAGATGTTTTTTTGTACATATGCATTTAGAGTTGAGAAATgcaatgtgtaataataatgttatcatttttaagtattcacaaaaaaatcttcaaacGATCCCAGTTTATATAACCAGAAGTACTCAAATAATGATGAGAGAAATTGTGAGAGAAATAATAGCATCATTTCCTATTATCTCGTGTCGAAAAGTCTCTCCTTACGGCCGTAATTTCTTGttcctccgcctctctctctctctagcactgcAGTTGCTCTGGCCATCCTCCCCTAATAAcccctcccttctctccctcgcttctcctcccctcccttcccttcccatccctccCCTGCCTATtctacttcccctccccctccctgtcTCTTCTACTTCctcatctccctccccctcccctttcctgcATCccaacccttccctcccctcctcattcctccccttccctttcctcccatccccacccttctcctcctccccctcctcctcccacccctctttcccctccctctcccttctcctcccccctccttttcccctccttcccctctcctacCCCTATTCTCCTTCCAtccccaccctcctttccctacatccctcccttcctcccctaccccttcttcTATCCCCacccctttctcctccctctttctcctacccaacctttctcccctcctctttcccctcccttcccctccctacccATTCTCCCATCCCCACTCCCTCTTTCTCCTACCCATCCTTTCTCCCCTCGTCTTTCCcctactccttctcctcccatccccaccctcctcttccttctcccatccccacctccccccttcccctttccttcaccttctccactccccatccccatcctgtttcctctcctccctcctcctcctcccctcctccctcccccctctcagCCGTCTGTTTTGCTTTCTCCCTTCTCCtgtccttcttctcctcctcttcttccttactGTGTCTCCCTGTCTAGGTTACCCACAGAAGACGAAAATTGGTTATACGATATCATCTTTCGTTGTAGAAgaagtctctcttcttcttttttctttttttcctgttggTGCTGATGCTtatgccgctgctgctgctgctgatatgGGCTGCATTAGCCTCATTTTCTTAAATGTCCGGAGAAGACATCTCAAGGATTCTGTAATCACGTCCTTTGTTTCTCTTCCGGCAGTATCCTGAAGGAAGTAGGGCTTGCGTTCGGCAGTCCTACCTTACTCCTTGACTGAGAGATGTTTTGTCTTCCATAGGTCACTGGTGAAGGAAgaaattgagagaagagagagagagagagagagagagggagagatattcaGGATTTCAAAATTCTATCCTTTatttattccagagagagagagagagagagagagagagagagagagagagagagagagagagagagagattcaggattTCGTAAATTCCATCCTTTATTCAttcaattcaagagagagagagagttcttcatgatatactatttttattattattattattattattattattattattattattattattattattattattattattattattattaacctctaCAGCATGATTTTGGAGTGGCATATTTGTTCAGTATAACTTCAAGATGCTGAGgctttttttgcatatttattttcatggttgAAGAGCACACTTTAATGAGTGAAAAACAAGATCCGTGATCTTAAAAATTTCGCATCGGGCTGCGTATAATTTCATATCACATAATGAGGTCTTCTTTAATCAGATttctttatcacacacacacggaagtatatatatatatatatatatatatatatatatatatatatatatatatatgtgtgtatatatatatatatatatatatatatatatatatatatatatatatatatatgtatgtgtgtatatatatatatatatatatatatatatatatatatatatatatatatatatatatatatatatatatatatatatatatatatatatatatatatatatatatatgtcctgagtatttttatttttactcaaacATCAACACTTCTGTTTCGGTCGGAATAGATTGTGTTTCAGAAAGCTTACTGGAAAAATTTCCGAGATGGAAACACTGATACAGGTTGCATTCGGGAGATTTTCAGATCTGAGGGAGATTTCATCCATGTAATGGAGTTGCACTTTCGAAGGGATTGGACAAAGACTCACAGACCCCGTAGGAGGGGTGgggccttcagtgcacctcacgtggcacactgtaggcattacttacgggtctttgcagcgtcccttcggcccctagctgcaacctctttcattccttttactgtacctccgttcataatctcttccttccatatgactttccaccctctctaacaattgtttcaaagtgcagctgcgaggtgttacacctttcgaacctccCTACTGTCAAattccctgtcagcgctgaatgacctcataggtccaagcgtttgacctttggccaaaattctatattctattctgttctaaagACTCGCGCGGACGCTTGCTTCCAGAAGATGATATTTGTGTACATGTCAGATTTTATCCCTCTCACGTCTTTCCAATAATGGCAAACTCGTTGAACCTGATCCTGTATCGATCGCGTATCcggttattatttattattattattatctcggtagatgaaacctattcacatggaacaagtacaccaaaggagccattgacttgaaattcaagcttccaaagaacgttggtttcaacctcccaccgcagatccCATACCGCGGTAATTACTGATCATGATATAGAGCCAGTGATCTCTTCATCGTCCTGGGGAAGGCGCGAACTCGCAACATCTtggcggcatgtcacgacactagccaTCATACCAGCGGACCAACTAAATGAACTTCAGCCTTCATATATGACTTAAATTTTGATCCTCATTACTggtgaatttttgataaataattttctattgttcattttattcattttacacaaTAGGTATTATGATCGTTTTTCTCCTTTGTTCATATTATTCCTATTCACAATATATCTTacgataattttttcttattttattaatatttttcacagtgtgtattgtaatatttttttccattatgttcattttattcctttttcacaatatgtattataatcatttttttctttaggtcattttattcctttttaaccatatgtcttattataattttttattatgttcaatTTATTCCTTATTCACAGTATGtatcatgataattttttctcttttcttatgttaattttattcatttttcacaatatgtatatttttttcttatgatcaTTTTATTCGTATTTCACAATTTGTATCATGATGATTTTTTATTAGGTTCAATTTATTCCTTATTCACAGTATGtatcatgataattttttctcttttcttatgttcattgtattcattttttatttttatgttcattgtattcatttttcacaacatgtattatgatattttttttctttatgttcattGTATTCCTATTTCGCAATATGTATCATGATAGTTTTTTCCTATGTTCATTTTATACCTTACGTTCatccaatatttttcttacataccCTCGTCGTTTATtctttcttcccctttcccctctgttcttccccccccctcccaaccccaccccccttcccccggTCGTCATTTTCCCCACGTTGCCGATTCCCCTCGGCAATAGTCTGGTCTTCTCTCATATTCGTATTTC from Macrobrachium rosenbergii isolate ZJJX-2024 chromosome 51, ASM4041242v1, whole genome shotgun sequence encodes:
- the LOC136833010 gene encoding uncharacterized protein; translation: MCRGLPCMVIPYEGIIRGEGGEAQDRRNRGGGGEGEAKGGGGGSNKTGRHSKEEEEEKKDRRREKAKQTAERGEGGGEEEEGGEETGWGWGVEKVKERGRGEVGMGEGRGGWGWEEKE